In Novosphingobium sp. MMS21-SN21R, a single genomic region encodes these proteins:
- a CDS encoding DUF4402 domain-containing protein, with product MLRAILIMLALMLSGTARAQTYSVNSITDANLGDVVSAATGSSSLRASSSSGTVTVQSGSAVRISTNSANATVTFTCTGSNACSSTNPYVTLALAGTPSGRLGYITSVNLTNGTATMTSAFSAGSYIVINFSPIPRDSARTFFIGYDVPAAGNDSASATGNALSSYLITASRPSGAGASSLVGNIRAKIIRPIDITKTADLQFGGVTRPSTGTGTLTLTPAGVASVTGTSVRRMASPSPSPAAFTVTGEGGQAVTVSVPSTFTLTGTAGNVIATTSATGSGAQVLSGSTGTAGTVQVKVGGTIPLSSTTAVGTYTGTLTVTVQYN from the coding sequence ATGCTCCGCGCAATCCTCATCATGCTCGCGCTCATGCTGTCTGGCACCGCCCGCGCGCAGACCTACAGCGTCAACTCGATCACCGATGCGAACCTCGGCGATGTCGTCTCCGCCGCCACCGGCTCGTCGTCGCTCCGCGCCTCATCAAGCTCGGGCACGGTCACCGTCCAGTCCGGCAGCGCCGTGCGCATTTCCACCAATAGCGCCAACGCCACTGTCACGTTCACCTGCACCGGCAGCAACGCCTGCTCGTCGACGAACCCCTACGTCACCCTCGCGCTCGCCGGAACGCCCAGTGGACGGCTGGGCTACATCACCTCGGTCAACCTCACCAACGGCACCGCCACGATGACCTCGGCCTTCAGCGCGGGCAGCTATATCGTCATCAACTTCAGCCCGATCCCGCGCGATTCCGCTAGAACGTTCTTCATCGGCTATGATGTCCCCGCGGCAGGCAACGATTCCGCCTCGGCCACCGGCAACGCGCTCAGCTCCTACCTGATCACCGCCTCGCGCCCCAGCGGCGCAGGCGCAAGCTCGCTGGTCGGCAACATCCGCGCCAAGATCATCCGCCCGATTGACATCACCAAGACCGCCGACCTCCAGTTCGGCGGCGTCACCCGCCCGAGCACCGGCACCGGCACACTCACGCTCACGCCCGCTGGCGTGGCCAGCGTCACCGGCACCAGCGTCCGCCGCATGGCCAGCCCAAGCCCGTCGCCCGCAGCCTTCACCGTAACGGGCGAGGGCGGGCAGGCCGTCACCGTCTCGGTCCCCTCCACCTTCACGCTCACCGGCACTGCCGGAAACGTGATCGCCACAACCAGCGCCACCGGCAGCGGCGCGCAAGTGCTGAGCGGCAGCACCGGCACCGCCGGCACGGTCCAGGTAAAAGTCGGCGGCACCATCCCGCTGTCGAGCACCACCGCCGTGGGCACTTACACCGGCACGCTCACCGTCACCGTGCAATACAACTGA
- a CDS encoding DUF4402 domain-containing protein, which translates to MKKLLASAAVAAGLLAGGSAFAQSAANTDNTSATGSVTIIQPLTITKNADLAFGRIVRPRTGSGTVTLANTGNAVVAGTGAVALTGITTSRAQFTVDGEGGQVVTTSIPGSVSLVNGTNTIPVTLSPDFGSTVTLSGALAAAGSKVLNVGGNFSLPSTQATGAYTGSFTVTVAYQ; encoded by the coding sequence ATGAAGAAGTTGCTTGCCAGTGCGGCTGTTGCCGCCGGGCTGCTGGCCGGAGGCTCCGCCTTCGCCCAGTCTGCCGCCAATACCGACAATACCTCGGCCACGGGTTCGGTCACGATCATCCAGCCGCTGACCATCACCAAGAACGCCGATCTGGCGTTTGGCCGCATCGTGCGTCCTCGCACCGGTTCGGGCACGGTCACGCTTGCCAACACTGGCAACGCCGTCGTTGCAGGCACCGGTGCCGTCGCGCTGACCGGCATCACCACCAGCCGCGCACAGTTCACGGTCGATGGTGAAGGCGGCCAGGTCGTCACCACCTCGATCCCGGGTTCGGTTTCGCTGGTCAACGGCACCAACACGATCCCGGTGACCCTGTCGCCAGACTTCGGCAGCACTGTCACGCTTTCGGGCGCGCTGGCTGCTGCGGGTTCCAAGGTGCTCAATGTGGGCGGCAACTTCAGCCTGCCCAGCACGCAGGCCACCGGCGCCTATACCGGCTCGTTCACGGTTACCGTCGCCTACCAGTGA
- a CDS encoding efflux RND transporter periplasmic adaptor subunit: protein MIPVKLSLSSSLKTALFPVGIVALALSGCSAGDEPKGKPVPVVGVMIARAGPVELTTELSGRTEASEIAEVRPQVAGIVMERLFSEGSYVRAGEPLYRIDSRIYAANQAQAAATVASAQATVEANRLKAERFGLLAEQGGVSKQDAADARAAYNQSRAAVQQARAALASAQVNLGFTRVSSPISGRIGISMVTKGALVTTGQADPMAKVQRLDPMYVNIQQSGADFIALRRAIEGGKLVAGAAPVTVILPDGSAYPVAGKLNPADIDVNPETGTITVRAVVPNPRGELLPGLFVRARVGQGTVPNAILVPQAAVSRDPRGRASVLVAGAKDMLEKREIVAETPVGQNWLVSSGLKPGDRVVIEGLINAREGQKAKVVPAGSKAVAAPAGGGK, encoded by the coding sequence ATGATTCCAGTGAAACTTTCCTTGTCGTCCAGCCTCAAGACCGCATTGTTCCCGGTGGGCATCGTCGCCCTCGCCCTTTCCGGCTGCAGCGCGGGCGATGAGCCCAAGGGCAAACCGGTGCCGGTGGTGGGCGTGATGATCGCGCGCGCCGGACCGGTCGAACTGACCACCGAGCTTTCGGGGCGGACCGAAGCGTCAGAGATTGCCGAAGTGCGACCGCAAGTGGCCGGGATCGTCATGGAGCGGCTGTTCAGCGAGGGATCGTATGTGCGCGCCGGCGAGCCGCTCTACCGCATCGATTCCCGGATCTATGCTGCAAATCAGGCGCAGGCTGCAGCGACGGTCGCATCAGCGCAGGCGACGGTGGAGGCGAACCGGCTCAAGGCCGAGCGCTTCGGCCTGCTGGCCGAACAGGGCGGGGTGAGCAAGCAGGACGCGGCCGATGCACGCGCGGCCTACAACCAGTCGCGCGCGGCGGTGCAGCAGGCGCGGGCCGCGCTGGCATCGGCGCAGGTCAACCTTGGTTTTACGCGTGTGTCCTCGCCGATTTCGGGGCGCATCGGCATTTCGATGGTGACCAAGGGGGCGTTGGTGACGACGGGCCAGGCCGACCCGATGGCCAAGGTCCAGCGGCTTGATCCGATGTATGTGAACATCCAGCAGTCGGGGGCGGACTTCATCGCGCTGCGCCGGGCGATCGAGGGCGGCAAACTGGTGGCGGGTGCGGCGCCCGTCACGGTCATCCTGCCCGATGGCAGCGCTTATCCGGTCGCGGGCAAGCTCAATCCGGCGGATATCGACGTGAACCCGGAAACCGGCACGATCACCGTGCGGGCGGTGGTGCCGAACCCGAGGGGCGAGTTGCTGCCGGGGCTGTTCGTGCGCGCCAGAGTGGGCCAGGGCACGGTGCCGAACGCAATCCTCGTGCCGCAAGCCGCCGTGAGCCGCGATCCGCGCGGGCGGGCGAGCGTGCTGGTGGCAGGCGCGAAGGACATGCTCGAGAAGCGCGAGATCGTGGCCGAGACGCCGGTGGGGCAGAACTGGCTGGTATCGAGCGGGCTGAAGCCGGGCGACCGGGTGGTGATCGAAGGGCTGATCAATGCGCGCGAGGGGCAGAAGGCCAAGGTGGTGCCCGCAGGCAGCAAGGCTGTTGCCGCGCCTGCTGGTGGCGGGAAGTAA